The following are from one region of the Carnobacterium gallinarum DSM 4847 genome:
- a CDS encoding Sapep family Mn(2+)-dependent dipeptidase, whose protein sequence is MKNYQQISEAVSDHQKTFLAGLKKVMQVASVKGESLVDAPFGVEPKRVLEVALALAEELGFETKLVNNAMGYVQYGPNNSEYIGIVGHLDVVEAGDGWSYPPFDLTLDERTGKIYGRGILDNKGPAISTLYGLWVLKELKIPLTKTVRIIFGTDEESGSADIPLYLAKEQPPIYGFTPDCKYPAVYGERGMVALTIKTTLPARELEQIQQLKGNFTRSSVPDNLKVQLASGEYRVVKGIRAPSNAPDMGENVITKFATLASSQSLITGKLKDYFTWLSNSLDGKHDGSGLGIDFSDEASGKLMLTPYDFELKSEEIWLTLSIRYPISVTEADILAELNQHLPLNSVIDVSRRMPSTSFPKDHLMLKIMQEVYEACTGLDGTPVTTTGATYARTMPNIIAFGPSFPGQKGIAHNKDEYMDLTDLMKNMQIYALTIAELAK, encoded by the coding sequence ATGAAGAATTATCAACAAATTAGTGAGGCTGTTTCAGATCACCAGAAGACTTTTTTAGCTGGTTTAAAAAAAGTGATGCAAGTTGCAAGTGTGAAGGGAGAATCCTTGGTAGATGCGCCGTTTGGTGTAGAACCTAAAAGGGTCTTAGAAGTTGCTTTGGCTTTAGCAGAAGAATTAGGGTTTGAAACTAAATTGGTTAATAATGCGATGGGATATGTACAATATGGTCCAAATAATTCAGAGTATATTGGGATTGTGGGACATTTGGACGTGGTTGAAGCTGGTGACGGCTGGAGTTATCCACCATTTGACTTAACTTTGGATGAACGTACTGGCAAAATATATGGACGTGGCATTTTGGACAATAAAGGGCCAGCAATAAGTACGCTTTATGGCTTGTGGGTATTAAAGGAACTAAAAATTCCATTAACAAAAACAGTAAGGATTATTTTTGGAACAGATGAAGAAAGTGGTTCAGCAGATATTCCGTTGTATTTAGCCAAAGAGCAACCGCCTATCTATGGATTTACCCCAGATTGTAAATATCCAGCAGTTTATGGTGAACGTGGCATGGTGGCTTTAACAATTAAAACAACATTACCAGCCCGTGAATTAGAGCAAATTCAACAATTAAAAGGAAACTTCACAAGAAGTTCTGTGCCAGATAATCTAAAAGTACAACTGGCTAGTGGCGAATATAGGGTGGTTAAAGGAATTCGCGCTCCAAGTAATGCTCCTGATATGGGAGAAAACGTTATTACAAAATTTGCTACTTTAGCTAGCTCACAGTCACTAATCACTGGAAAATTAAAAGATTATTTCACTTGGTTAAGTAATTCTTTAGATGGAAAGCATGATGGTAGTGGACTAGGAATTGACTTCTCTGATGAGGCCTCAGGAAAATTAATGCTAACTCCGTATGATTTTGAGCTTAAATCAGAAGAAATCTGGTTAACGCTATCAATACGATACCCAATTTCAGTAACTGAAGCAGACATTTTAGCTGAGTTGAACCAGCATCTTCCTCTGAATAGCGTGATTGATGTTAGTAGAAGGATGCCTTCAACAAGCTTTCCAAAGGATCACCTAATGTTAAAGATAATGCAAGAGGTTTATGAGGCTTGTACTGGATTAGATGGAACGCCAGTTACTACTACTGGTGCCACATATGCTCGAACAATGCCGAATATTATTGCTTTTGGACCTTCATTTCCTGGACAAAAAGGCATAGCCCATAATAAAGATGAGTACATGGATTTGACAGACTTAATGAAAAATATGCAAATCTATGCGTTAACGATTGCTGAATTAGCAAAATAA
- a CDS encoding folate family ECF transporter S component — MNKKKLDARAIAIIGLLMALEIILTRVFSFEVPFFRIGIGFLPGVMIAMMYGPWIAGITALATDIIGMTLLPKAMFFPGFTLSAVLGAVIYGLVLYKKPKSLGRIIVAVLLVSVIVNLGLNSLWLSMMYDKAFIAIFPGRVVSNLIGTPLRVALIYLVVKSRVLERYLQPVL; from the coding sequence ATGAACAAGAAAAAGTTAGATGCACGAGCTATTGCTATTATTGGACTTTTAATGGCCTTAGAGATTATTTTAACGCGAGTTTTCTCGTTTGAAGTACCATTCTTTAGAATTGGTATAGGCTTTTTACCAGGAGTTATGATTGCTATGATGTATGGTCCGTGGATTGCAGGGATTACAGCATTAGCAACAGATATTATCGGTATGACCTTATTGCCTAAAGCGATGTTTTTCCCAGGATTTACATTGTCAGCTGTTTTAGGAGCAGTAATTTACGGCTTGGTTTTATACAAAAAGCCTAAGTCATTAGGACGGATTATTGTTGCAGTATTACTTGTTTCAGTAATAGTTAACCTTGGTTTAAACAGTCTATGGTTATCAATGATGTACGATAAAGCGTTTATTGCAATTTTTCCTGGTCGTGTCGTATCTAATTTAATAGGTACACCATTACGTGTAGCACTGATTTATCTTGTAGTTAAAAGTCGCGTGTTGGAACGATATTTGCAGCCAGTATTATAA
- a CDS encoding GrdB-related putative oxidoreductase, with protein MIKVILVLNHVQAGFGSDENARLAPGGKKKTIGPGMTLEPLIKELGGEIVATLYCGDQYFLENQLDVQKKFIGFAKKFGADVVLCGPAMHYPNFGEMCGGLANAFNEANIPAIAAMSIENPATEKYKSVCPIVKMPKKGGIGLNESFKQMTQLAIAKGQGVDTTQLEKDLCF; from the coding sequence ATGATAAAAGTGATACTTGTATTAAATCATGTTCAGGCTGGTTTTGGTAGTGATGAGAATGCTAGATTAGCCCCTGGTGGCAAGAAAAAAACTATTGGACCAGGAATGACATTGGAGCCTTTGATTAAAGAATTAGGCGGAGAAATTGTGGCGACACTTTATTGTGGTGACCAGTATTTTCTAGAAAATCAGTTAGACGTTCAAAAAAAATTCATTGGATTTGCTAAGAAATTCGGAGCAGATGTCGTTTTGTGTGGTCCTGCGATGCACTATCCGAATTTTGGTGAAATGTGTGGTGGTTTAGCTAATGCTTTTAATGAAGCGAATATTCCAGCAATTGCAGCAATGTCCATTGAGAATCCAGCAACTGAGAAATATAAATCCGTATGTCCAATTGTAAAAATGCCAAAAAAAGGTGGGATTGGGCTAAATGAATCCTTTAAACAAATGACTCAATTAGCCATAGCTAAAGGTCAAGGAGTAGATACAACTCAATTAGAAAAGGACTTATGCTTTTAA
- the celB gene encoding PTS cellobiose transporter subunit IIC, translating to MKKLLDGMERVLMPLAKIIGENKYLIAIRDGFLISTPMLIIGSLFLLIANFPWTGFGDWMASFLGADWATKMSVPASASFDVMAILAVVGIGYSLAKQFDIDAIASGVLSLVLFFMVTPFFTNYTIEGTNEIVKVTSLPLEWMGSKGLFLGIIVALVGTRIFAAVIKKGWVIKMPPGVPPTVVKSFEALIPGFIVIFIFFVISWLFTLTSFGSLQLFIFKFLQTPLLSLGNTLGAMIIAYLFLHFFWFFGINGSSVVGAVFNPVLRALSVENLDAFKSGAPIPNIITGQFQDMFATFGGAGSTLSLIVVMVFVCKSQRIKKLSQLSLIPGVFGINEPIIFGLPIVLNPILLVPFALVPTINIIVAYFAMSWGWVPFTNGIQLPWTMPILISGFLVSGWQGAVLQGLLFVLGMFIYYPFIKVLDDQYLIDEQKLLAEEEDDDISFDDFDFDEL from the coding sequence ATGAAAAAACTTTTAGATGGGATGGAACGGGTTTTAATGCCGTTAGCTAAAATAATTGGAGAGAATAAATATTTAATTGCAATTCGTGATGGTTTTTTAATTTCTACGCCAATGCTGATTATTGGTTCCTTGTTCTTATTAATTGCAAATTTTCCTTGGACAGGCTTTGGTGACTGGATGGCAAGTTTTCTAGGTGCAGACTGGGCAACAAAAATGTCTGTTCCAGCTTCAGCTAGTTTTGATGTGATGGCTATTTTAGCTGTTGTTGGAATTGGGTATAGTTTAGCGAAGCAGTTTGATATTGATGCAATTGCATCTGGTGTGTTATCGCTAGTCTTGTTTTTTATGGTGACCCCCTTCTTTACAAATTATACAATTGAAGGTACAAATGAGATTGTTAAAGTTACAAGTTTACCTTTAGAGTGGATGGGTTCAAAAGGACTTTTCTTAGGTATTATAGTTGCATTAGTCGGAACACGAATATTTGCAGCAGTCATTAAAAAAGGCTGGGTTATTAAAATGCCGCCAGGAGTTCCGCCAACTGTAGTAAAATCTTTTGAAGCATTAATTCCAGGATTTATTGTTATTTTTATTTTCTTTGTTATTAGTTGGCTGTTTACATTAACGTCATTTGGTAGCCTGCAATTATTTATTTTCAAATTCTTACAGACACCATTATTGAGTTTAGGTAATACTTTAGGAGCAATGATTATTGCGTATCTATTCTTACATTTCTTCTGGTTCTTTGGTATCAATGGTTCCAGTGTTGTAGGTGCGGTTTTTAATCCAGTTTTGAGAGCGTTATCAGTAGAGAATTTAGATGCGTTTAAAAGTGGCGCACCCATTCCAAATATTATTACAGGACAATTTCAAGATATGTTTGCTACATTTGGAGGTGCGGGTTCAACGTTATCTCTAATTGTTGTCATGGTTTTTGTTTGTAAGAGTCAGCGGATCAAAAAACTGTCTCAACTTTCCTTGATTCCAGGTGTTTTCGGGATTAATGAACCGATTATTTTTGGCTTACCTATTGTGTTAAATCCAATATTATTAGTACCATTTGCTCTTGTTCCAACGATTAATATTATTGTTGCTTACTTTGCTATGTCATGGGGATGGGTACCATTTACGAATGGAATTCAATTGCCTTGGACAATGCCGATTCTAATTTCAGGGTTCTTAGTGAGTGGTTGGCAAGGTGCTGTTTTACAGGGATTATTGTTTGTTTTAGGAATGTTTATCTACTATCCATTTATTAAAGTACTAGACGATCAATATTTGATTGATGAGCAAAAATTATTAGCAGAAGAGGAAGATGACGACATTTCCTTTGATGATTTTGATTTTGATGAATTATAA
- a CDS encoding methionine ABC transporter permease has product MEFINTYFKNVPPLKEEFIESTIQTLYMVGVTALIAGVLGIVLGVILVATDRGGILEHRTLYNILDKVINLFRSIPFIIMLAVIVPFTRLIVGTSIGTTAAIVPLSIGTIPFFARQIQNALVEVDPGVIEAAQSMGSSPLEIIFRVYLKEGLNGIIRASSLTIINLIGLTAMAGAIGAGGLGNLAISRGYNRFQDDVTLVATIIILILVFISQAIGNYLIRKTSH; this is encoded by the coding sequence ATGGAGTTTATTAACACTTATTTTAAAAATGTACCACCTTTGAAAGAAGAATTTATCGAAAGTACGATTCAAACACTCTACATGGTTGGAGTGACCGCTCTAATTGCTGGAGTTTTAGGTATTGTGTTAGGGGTCATATTAGTTGCTACTGACCGTGGTGGCATTCTGGAACATCGTACGTTGTACAATATTTTAGATAAAGTGATTAACCTATTCCGTTCGATTCCTTTTATTATCATGCTAGCTGTCATTGTTCCCTTTACACGTTTAATTGTTGGAACATCCATTGGGACTACAGCTGCTATCGTTCCATTATCAATCGGAACTATTCCTTTCTTTGCTAGACAAATTCAAAATGCATTGGTTGAAGTTGATCCTGGTGTAATTGAGGCTGCACAATCGATGGGTTCTAGCCCGCTAGAAATTATTTTCCGCGTTTATTTAAAAGAAGGATTAAATGGAATTATTCGTGCTTCTTCTTTAACCATCATTAATTTAATTGGTTTAACTGCGATGGCTGGTGCAATTGGTGCTGGGGGATTAGGAAATTTAGCTATTTCTCGTGGGTATAATCGTTTTCAAGATGATGTAACCTTAGTCGCAACAATCATTATTTTAATCTTAGTCTTTATCAGTCAAGCAATCGGCAATTATTTAATTCGTAAAACTAGTCATTAA
- a CDS encoding N(4)-(beta-N-acetylglucosaminyl)-L-asparaginase, giving the protein MTYGMIATWRMAYDGVAEMTKELQKGKDAGDALVEAIKQVEDYPFYKSVGYGGLPNEHCILEMDAAYMDGNTFDIGAVAGIQDVKNPIAVAQSLSHERFNSFLVGSGATKYAKNAGFECQNMLTERAKRLWELRMEEIQKHNLSPYDGHDTIGAVSLDIHKKMVAGTSSSGLFMKKSGRVGDSPLSGSGFYVDSEIGGATATGLGEDLMKGCLSYEIVRLMGTGLHPQQAADQAVYQFAEKLTKRKGKAGAFSLVCMNKSGEWGVATNVEFSFVVATEHEAAEIYLAYPAENQTTRIEIASKEWLAAYETRIKKPLD; this is encoded by the coding sequence ATGACCTATGGAATGATTGCAACTTGGCGAATGGCCTATGATGGTGTGGCAGAAATGACTAAGGAGTTGCAAAAGGGAAAAGATGCAGGAGATGCTTTAGTAGAGGCAATTAAACAAGTTGAGGATTATCCTTTTTATAAGTCAGTAGGTTATGGTGGATTGCCGAATGAGCATTGTATTTTAGAAATGGATGCAGCGTATATGGATGGAAATACTTTCGATATTGGGGCTGTTGCAGGCATTCAAGATGTGAAAAATCCGATTGCTGTGGCTCAATCTTTGAGCCATGAACGGTTTAATTCATTTTTAGTAGGTTCCGGTGCAACCAAGTATGCCAAAAATGCTGGATTTGAGTGTCAAAATATGCTGACAGAACGCGCAAAACGCTTATGGGAGCTACGAATGGAAGAGATTCAAAAGCATAACCTAAGTCCTTACGATGGACATGATACGATTGGTGCAGTTTCCTTAGATATTCACAAAAAAATGGTAGCAGGAACATCCAGTAGTGGTTTATTCATGAAAAAAAGTGGGCGGGTTGGAGATTCCCCCCTATCTGGTTCAGGATTTTATGTTGATAGTGAGATAGGCGGAGCAACGGCAACAGGCTTAGGTGAAGACTTAATGAAAGGCTGCTTAAGTTACGAGATTGTCCGTTTGATGGGAACAGGGCTGCATCCACAACAAGCTGCGGATCAGGCTGTCTATCAATTTGCTGAAAAATTAACAAAACGTAAGGGGAAAGCTGGTGCTTTTTCATTAGTTTGTATGAATAAATCAGGTGAATGGGGTGTTGCTACAAACGTAGAATTTTCATTTGTTGTAGCAACAGAACATGAAGCAGCCGAGATTTATTTGGCATATCCTGCAGAAAATCAAACAACAAGAATTGAGATTGCCTCAAAAGAATGGTTGGCAGCCTATGAAACTCGAATAAAAAAACCACTTGATTAG
- a CDS encoding MetQ/NlpA family ABC transporter substrate-binding protein, which translates to MKNVKKIILALVLILSVGFIAACGSGSNTAADTKKPTVVKLGVVGENTEVWDSVKERLKKENIELNIVKFTDYNQPNSALSSGEIDLNSFQHQIFLDAYNKDSGTDLVSIGETVIAPLGIYSEKIKDVKELKDKDIVAIPNDVTNGGRALLLLQTAGLIKVNPAAKQTPTVKDITENKLNLEIKELDAAQTARALKDTTISLINSGMAVDAGFVPTKDAIFLEPIDETSKPYINIIVANNKDKDNETYKKVVKAYQSPETIKVIEETSKGSSVPVWTDKK; encoded by the coding sequence ATGAAAAATGTAAAAAAAATCATCTTAGCGTTAGTCTTAATTTTAAGTGTAGGATTTATAGCTGCTTGTGGTAGTGGTAGCAATACGGCCGCCGATACAAAGAAACCCACAGTTGTTAAACTTGGAGTTGTTGGTGAAAATACGGAGGTTTGGGATTCTGTAAAAGAACGTTTGAAGAAAGAGAATATTGAGTTAAACATTGTAAAATTCACTGATTATAATCAACCAAACTCTGCTTTAAGTTCAGGAGAAATTGATTTAAACTCTTTCCAACATCAAATTTTTCTAGATGCCTATAACAAAGATAGCGGAACCGATCTAGTTTCGATTGGCGAAACTGTTATTGCGCCGCTTGGAATCTATTCTGAAAAAATTAAAGATGTAAAAGAATTAAAAGATAAGGATATTGTTGCAATTCCTAATGATGTAACCAATGGCGGACGTGCGTTATTACTTTTACAAACAGCCGGTTTGATTAAAGTTAATCCAGCTGCCAAACAAACGCCTACAGTTAAAGATATTACTGAAAATAAATTAAACTTAGAAATTAAAGAATTAGATGCTGCTCAAACTGCCCGTGCTTTAAAAGATACAACAATTTCATTAATCAATAGTGGTATGGCTGTGGATGCAGGGTTTGTTCCAACAAAAGACGCGATCTTCCTAGAACCTATTGATGAAACGTCAAAACCATATATTAATATTATTGTGGCAAACAATAAAGACAAAGACAATGAAACCTACAAAAAAGTTGTAAAAGCTTACCAATCACCCGAAACCATCAAAGTGATTGAAGAAACGTCAAAAGGCTCTTCTGTACCTGTTTGGACAGATAAAAAATAA
- a CDS encoding YdcF family protein codes for MFFYWLNLAIVVIFVSSYWHDRRKIINGFLFNLVLFSSCISIAYLAFDSQNPILMTLTAFLLLAFIFILLFGLFILMIAAFFNARLMIQREGKRFANLLTLFAGIAILFTLIFSFTNINSQLPAILQILVHFIDLVIIYFAFIFVNFLTASLIYLFYRPKLNKDYIIVLGSGLIDGYKVPKLLANRINHAIAFYEKQKAKQEPPKIIFSGGRGDDEHLAESVAMQKYAVEEKGIPFEDTLVEDRSVNTLQNMQFSKEIMDKLSPTGYRAIFSTNNFHLFRAGIYAKKAGLSAQGIGAKTAFYYWPNAMIREFIASIVMHKKFHILVVSLIAVTLIVAKILNTYWLPQFQ; via the coding sequence ATGTTTTTTTACTGGCTAAATTTAGCTATAGTTGTTATTTTTGTTAGTTCCTATTGGCATGATCGACGTAAAATTATTAATGGTTTCTTGTTTAATTTGGTTTTATTCTCAAGCTGTATTTCAATAGCCTATCTAGCCTTTGATAGCCAAAATCCAATTTTAATGACCTTAACGGCTTTTCTTTTGCTAGCTTTTATATTTATTTTATTGTTTGGCTTATTCATTCTAATGATTGCTGCTTTCTTCAATGCTCGCTTAATGATACAGCGTGAAGGCAAGCGATTTGCTAATTTACTAACATTATTTGCTGGTATTGCTATTTTATTTACCTTAATCTTTTCGTTTACAAATATTAATAGTCAGCTTCCTGCAATCTTGCAAATTTTAGTTCATTTTATTGATTTAGTCATAATTTATTTTGCTTTTATTTTTGTTAATTTCTTAACGGCTTCGCTTATTTATCTCTTTTATCGTCCAAAGCTGAATAAAGATTACATTATTGTTTTAGGTAGTGGCTTAATTGATGGCTACAAAGTTCCTAAGCTATTGGCAAACCGAATCAATCATGCTATTGCCTTTTATGAAAAGCAAAAAGCGAAACAAGAACCACCAAAAATAATTTTTTCTGGCGGCCGTGGCGATGATGAACATTTAGCCGAATCTGTAGCTATGCAAAAATATGCGGTTGAAGAAAAGGGTATTCCGTTTGAAGATACACTTGTAGAAGATCGCTCAGTTAACACTCTCCAGAATATGCAATTTTCTAAAGAAATTATGGATAAATTAAGTCCAACTGGATATCGAGCAATTTTCTCAACAAATAATTTCCATTTGTTTCGTGCTGGGATTTACGCTAAAAAAGCTGGGTTATCAGCTCAAGGTATTGGTGCAAAAACAGCTTTTTATTACTGGCCAAATGCAATGATTCGTGAATTTATCGCAAGTATCGTCATGCATAAAAAATTCCATATACTTGTTGTTAGTCTCATTGCAGTGACACTTATTGTGGCAAAAATTCTTAACACTTACTGGCTACCTCAATTTCAATAA
- a CDS encoding TraX family protein has translation MKKNLTSFPLKIIAIVAMTLNHIGQAFHLGDYSEVLFFGTEFIGKLTFPIMAYLLVEGAYYTRSKWKYAGRLAIFWLLSIYPFHLIHAFNSAFGPIEFVNNIFFTLLMGLILIIFYEKTTNKWIHIGLVVLFSLLTIMSDWNLIGVIIIFGFYRIKNPIVKKLIPPIYATVFLFSLMLLIFMISPSSVPAYIVVSALGILMVIPLLLKYNGKRGYSPTWLKWGFYAYYPLHLLAIFIVKILFF, from the coding sequence ATGAAGAAAAATTTAACAAGCTTTCCTTTGAAAATAATAGCGATTGTGGCAATGACGCTAAATCATATAGGACAGGCATTTCACTTAGGAGATTACTCAGAAGTGTTATTTTTTGGTACAGAGTTTATTGGGAAATTAACTTTTCCAATTATGGCGTATTTATTAGTAGAGGGAGCATATTATACACGTAGTAAATGGAAATATGCAGGTCGATTAGCTATCTTTTGGTTGCTTTCGATTTATCCTTTTCACTTAATACATGCTTTTAATAGTGCATTTGGTCCAATAGAATTCGTTAATAATATCTTTTTTACACTTTTAATGGGCTTAATTTTAATCATCTTTTACGAGAAGACTACTAATAAATGGATACATATAGGGTTAGTTGTCCTATTTTCGCTCTTAACGATTATGTCTGACTGGAATTTAATTGGAGTAATCATTATTTTTGGATTTTATCGAATTAAAAATCCAATAGTAAAGAAACTTATTCCTCCTATATATGCAACCGTATTTTTATTTTCATTAATGTTGCTAATATTTATGATTTCTCCATCTTCCGTTCCAGCGTATATCGTAGTATCAGCCTTAGGTATTTTAATGGTGATACCATTATTATTGAAATACAATGGTAAACGAGGGTATTCCCCAACATGGTTAAAATGGGGATTTTATGCCTACTATCCGTTACATTTGCTGGCAATTTTTATAGTGAAGATTTTGTTCTTTTAA
- a CDS encoding PTS sugar transporter subunit IIB, whose protein sequence is MSKKKIYLFCDAGMSTSIMVNKMQAVADQHQMPLEISAYPVARAIEVVTAEKPICILLGPQVRFLLPKITEQFEPLGIPVGGIDPEIYGMMDGEKALKSALKLIKSKKQSS, encoded by the coding sequence ATGAGTAAGAAAAAGATTTATTTATTTTGTGATGCAGGAATGTCAACGAGTATTATGGTGAATAAAATGCAGGCAGTCGCGGATCAACATCAAATGCCTTTAGAAATCTCAGCTTATCCAGTAGCTCGTGCCATTGAAGTAGTCACAGCAGAAAAGCCAATCTGTATTTTATTAGGTCCACAAGTTCGCTTTTTATTGCCAAAAATTACAGAACAATTTGAGCCATTAGGAATTCCTGTTGGTGGCATTGATCCTGAAATCTATGGCATGATGGATGGCGAAAAGGCTTTAAAATCAGCATTAAAATTAATTAAAAGCAAGAAACAATCATCTTAA
- a CDS encoding methionine ABC transporter ATP-binding protein → MITLKDIEVTFESKGQLVKAVDQVDLHVEKGDVFGIVGYSGAGKSTLVRTINLLQRPTKGTVTVVKQNLSSLKPKDLRTARKKIGMIFQHFNLMDSRTIADNVAFPLKNSSLSKTEIQKKVSDLLDLVGLSDKHNAFPSQLSGGQKQRVAIARSLANDPEVLLCDEATSALDPKTTLSILELLKELNKKLALTIVIITHEMQVVKEICNKVAVMENGKVIEEGSLVSIFTKPKKTLTKDFINTATHVDQGVETILNHPTLLDLKPNDVLAKISYVGESTCEPLISHLYSQFTISTSILFGNVEILQNTPIGNLIVILSGEPAKREKALAYLAAKDVKVDLIPHEEKIIPYPQKKSQIS, encoded by the coding sequence ATGATTACACTAAAAGATATTGAAGTAACTTTTGAAAGTAAGGGGCAACTTGTTAAAGCAGTCGATCAAGTCGATTTACATGTAGAAAAAGGCGATGTATTTGGTATTGTTGGCTATAGCGGAGCTGGAAAAAGTACGCTCGTCCGTACAATCAATTTATTACAACGTCCCACAAAAGGGACTGTGACTGTGGTAAAGCAAAACTTATCTAGTCTTAAGCCAAAAGATCTTCGTACCGCTCGTAAGAAAATTGGCATGATTTTTCAGCACTTTAATCTGATGGATTCTCGTACAATTGCTGATAATGTTGCCTTTCCTTTAAAAAATTCTAGCCTATCTAAAACTGAAATCCAGAAAAAGGTGAGTGATTTATTGGACTTAGTTGGCTTATCTGATAAACATAATGCCTTTCCTTCTCAATTATCTGGGGGGCAAAAGCAACGGGTAGCCATCGCTCGGTCATTAGCAAATGATCCAGAAGTTCTCCTTTGTGATGAAGCAACTAGTGCCTTGGATCCAAAAACGACTTTATCGATTCTTGAATTGCTAAAAGAATTAAATAAAAAATTAGCGTTGACAATCGTTATTATCACCCATGAAATGCAAGTTGTGAAAGAAATCTGTAATAAGGTTGCAGTCATGGAAAACGGCAAAGTTATTGAGGAAGGTAGTCTCGTTTCGATCTTTACTAAACCTAAAAAAACTCTTACAAAAGACTTTATCAACACAGCAACACATGTCGATCAAGGAGTAGAAACGATTTTAAACCATCCTACTTTACTTGATTTAAAACCTAATGATGTTCTGGCAAAAATTTCTTACGTTGGAGAAAGTACCTGTGAACCACTGATTTCGCATTTATATAGTCAATTTACTATTTCTACTAGTATCCTTTTTGGAAATGTTGAAATTTTGCAGAATACACCGATTGGGAATTTAATCGTAATTCTTTCTGGTGAACCAGCTAAGCGTGAAAAAGCGTTAGCCTATCTTGCTGCTAAAGATGTCAAAGTAGATTTAATTCCACATGAAGAAAAAATAATTCCCTACCCACAAAAAAAGAGCCAAATTAGCTAA
- a CDS encoding GntR family transcriptional regulator, LSA1692 subfamily, whose translation MENKRLGIYLEVSDQIRSRISDGTYSSAQKLPSEYELAKEYAVSRLTVRKAIDELIKQDILIKYKGKGTYIMTQQKIQSGRGGLQGFTEAAKAYGLSSETKVIEFKKIKNIPEEVQKTLELETGQEVYHIKRLRIANQEPMTVEDMYIAKKYLPTITKKMAVESLFHLIEKEIAIAYSHQEVEAILVDEAMGQLLQIDVGQPMLLVHSVTFSVTGIPILYDTSYYRADKYTFKNTLHRIK comes from the coding sequence TTGGAAAATAAACGATTAGGAATTTACTTGGAAGTTTCTGATCAAATTCGTTCACGAATTAGTGATGGAACCTATAGTTCAGCTCAAAAACTGCCTTCAGAATATGAGTTAGCCAAAGAATATGCTGTGAGTCGCTTAACTGTTCGCAAGGCGATTGATGAGTTAATTAAACAAGACATTTTGATTAAATATAAGGGCAAAGGCACCTATATTATGACGCAACAAAAAATTCAAAGTGGTCGTGGTGGGTTACAAGGATTTACCGAGGCAGCAAAAGCGTATGGCTTAAGCTCGGAAACTAAAGTAATTGAATTTAAAAAAATAAAAAACATTCCAGAAGAGGTTCAGAAAACATTAGAGCTTGAAACTGGGCAAGAAGTCTATCATATTAAGCGTCTAAGAATTGCCAATCAAGAACCCATGACTGTTGAAGATATGTATATTGCTAAAAAATATTTGCCCACCATTACAAAAAAAATGGCGGTAGAATCACTATTTCATTTAATTGAAAAAGAGATTGCGATTGCATATTCACATCAAGAAGTTGAAGCGATATTAGTAGATGAAGCAATGGGGCAATTATTGCAAATCGATGTAGGACAGCCAATGTTATTAGTTCATTCAGTTACTTTTTCAGTGACTGGAATTCCAATTTTATATGATACTTCCTATTATCGTGCTGATAAATATACCTTTAAAAATACACTTCATCGAATTAAGTAA